A window of Ignatzschineria indica genomic DNA:
TTCAGAGAAGAGCGATAGAAAGCGATTAAAGAAAGGTTTTAAACAGTAATGTTTAAAACCTTTTTTGTTGTTATATGGTTGTAATAATAAGGTTTGTGGAGCGGCGGGAGCTTACCATTTTGTTCTTATAACTAGTGCATGCCCGCTATTGGCATCGATGATGCCCGTTGCCGGCGCGTAGTTTTTGGAAGCGCATGATAGTAAGGACCGGCACCGTTCAGCCTCTTTTGTTGATTATCTATAAATTTTCTTTCGATGTCCGATAAAGAGAGCAAGGATCGTTAATTTTTTATCTTGTATATCACATATAATTCGGTAATTGCCGACTCGATAGCGCCAGAGACTTTTGAGATTACCTTGTAGGGCTTTTCC
This region includes:
- a CDS encoding type II toxin-antitoxin system RelE family toxin, giving the protein MVWRIEYSDSALKALKKIDKTYAKRIVDTLELQIAHLDDPRVRGKALQGNLKSLWRYRVGNYRIICDIQDKKLTILALFIGHRKKIYR